In Sphingomonas sp. M1-B02, the sequence GCGGCGATGCTGCTGCGGCATTCGCTGGTCAACGAGGCGGCGGCGAAGCGAGTCGAGGCGGCGGTGGGCGCTGCACTCGCCAAGGGCGCGCGCACCGCGGACCTGGGCGGGAGCCTGAGCACCACCGAGATGGCCGACGCGGTGTTGCAGGAATTGGTGTGACGGCCAGGTTGCTCGAGCTCGCGATCGTCGTCCCGACGTTCAACGAGCGGGGCAATGTGGCGGCGCTGGTAGCCAAGCTCGACGCGGCGCTGACGGGGCGGGCGTGGGAAGCGATCTTCGTCGATGACGACAGCCCCGACGGGACCGCCGATACGGTGCGAGCGCTGGGGCGAGTCGATCCGCGAGTGCGGGTGATCCAGCGGATCGGGCGGCGGGGGCTTTCCTCGGCCTGCATCGAGGGGATGTGCGCGACCGCGGCGCCTTTGGTGGCGGTGATCGACGGCGACTTGCAGCATGACGAGACGCTGCTGCCGGCGATGCTCGATGCGTTGGAGGGCGAGGCCGCGCTCGACGTGGTGGTCGGATCGCGCTTCTGCGAAGGGGGCTGCACCGGCGACTGGGACGACGAGCGCGTGGCGAAATCGGCGCTGGCGACCCGGCTGTCGCGCCGCGTGCTGAAGGCAGACCTGACCGACCCGATGAGCGGCTTCTTCATGATCCGGACCGAGATCGTCCGCGGGCTGGTGCCAACGCTGTCCGGGATCGGCTTCAAGATATTGCTCGATATCATGACCGCGTCGCCGAGCCCGCTGAAGTTTCGCGAGCTGCCTTATGTGTTTCGCACCCGGACCGAGGGCGAGAGCAAGCTCGATCATGTCGTGGCGATGGAATATCTGATCGCGATCTAC encodes:
- a CDS encoding glycosyltransferase; translation: MTARLLELAIVVPTFNERGNVAALVAKLDAALTGRAWEAIFVDDDSPDGTADTVRALGRVDPRVRVIQRIGRRGLSSACIEGMCATAAPLVAVIDGDLQHDETLLPAMLDALEGEAALDVVVGSRFCEGGCTGDWDDERVAKSALATRLSRRVLKADLTDPMSGFFMIRTEIVRGLVPTLSGIGFKILLDIMTASPSPLKFRELPYVFRTRTEGESKLDHVVAMEYLIAIYDRMFGKIVPVRFAMFSGIGAVGAALHFAVLWLLFRLLGADFVTGTIVATLVAMTFNFFLNNALTYRGQRLKGARALFAGWVRFCLVCSVGAVANVGVSAFLHNVQHGDWRLSALAGIAVAAVWNFALSSRFTWGRY